The genomic stretch CCGCGTGTGGACTCTCCATGTCCACACGTACGTATACACGAGAACACGGATCTACCAATACTGTACACGAATCGTTATCAGGAAACTGTGAACATAATAATAATGCATCCTCTGCCCAAGTCAAGGTCAAGTCCACGTCCACCATATATACCCACGGCCGGCCAGCCGAGCTAGGCTGACGATCGATGCCCATGGGGGCACGCGCGGCCGGGGCCTGCAACTAGGCAGCAGGCATCATGCACACGCGCAGCGAGAAGGCGACGACCACGGACGCCACGGCCACCACCATCCCCCACTTCTGCACCCTGGCCACCGCCGCCTGGCCGGGCCTCGCCACGATCGAGAACATGGACAGGCCCAGGCTCGAGAAGAAGCCGAGGCTGATGAACGCCATGTCGGCGCTGTACAGCAGGGGGTGCTGccccgccgacgccgccggTGGAGCGGCGGCAGGACCGGTCTGCTGCTTGTTGCTGGGGAGGTTGGCGAACAGCACGAGCGAGGCGGACGCGACGAAGAGGCAGACGGTCTGCACGCTCTTCCCCACGCGCCTCGACTCTGCGTCGACCAGCTCGGTGGCAGCCGGCTCCTCCTGGCCCTCCGCCGCCGGTCCTTCGGGGGCGGTACCGGTGGGGGCCAgtagcgtcgtcgtcgtccccgcCTCGATGTCGAACGGTGCAGCAGGCGCCGACTCTGGCGCttgcggcggaggaggagcggcGGCCTCCTGCTCGGCGTCGTGCTCGTGCAGTAGGCTGGTCCGGTCGTTGAAGGAGCCGGTGAAGCTGAGCAGGCGGGTGATGAAGCCGCCGTAGCTGCTGTTGGTGGTGGAAGCGAAGGAGGACGTGATCCGGTGAAGCGCCGGCCGGAGGATCATGTTAGAGAAATCCATGAGTTCCCAGCAGCTACACACAGATGTCCACTTCACCGTACCAACACTACAGGGCTACCGCTACCAGTAGCTACTAGCTAGTCTAGCGCTAGCACTTCAGTTGCCACTGTATTTGGTGTATTTATAGAGAACCCTAGCCTTCTACTCAGACCTTGTTTAGTCCACCCAAAAAACAAAAAgcttttaagatttctcgtcacatcgaatctttcggcacatgcatgaagcattaaatataaacgaaaataaaaactaattgtacatctgtaaatcgcgagataaattttttgatcttagttagtccataattgaagaatatttgccacaaacaaacgacagtgctacagtagcaaaattcaaaatcttttcacatctaaacaaggcctcatatcGTGTGGTTGTGCAATTTTTATCCATCCCAAATCAAGGTAGGCGGGCTTGAGTTTTCTTTAATTTTGCTGAGTTCCATTTCTCAAAAAAATCTTGGTAAATTCTCAATAACATCTGACGTTCCTATGATGTGCATCTTACGTGAACATGAGCGACTACTAATTAAGGGGTTGTTTGGTTTCCTCGGGTAAACTTTAccgcccgtcacatcaaatgtttggacacatgcatgcatggagcactaaatataaactatttatgaaactaaaaacatagctagagagtaagttacgagacgaatcttttgagtctaattagtctataattagacaataattttcAAATAAGACGAAAAGACTACCGTACCTATTAAACTTTACCAACCCCAAGCAAACACCCCATAAGATATATAAGGTAGAGTAAAGAACCTGCATATACTACATGGGAACGAACATAATAAAATATTCCCATCAGGTCCCAACAGTATAAAAAAATTGAGTTGGTTTGCAGGAAGACAAGCAAGATTGCCGAATTTCAGCATGAGTGCATTAGTTCTCTTACCGACAGAGAAAAATTAAttatcttgtttagttctcaaaaattttcaagatttcctgtcacatcgaatcgtgcaatgcatgcatgatgcattaaatatacataaaaacaaaaactaattgcacagtttatctgtaaaccgcgagacgaatcttttaaatctagttacaccataattggacaatgtttgtcaaataaaaacgaaagtgctacagtgtcgttttctaaaaaattttgcaaactaaacaaggcaagaTCAAAGAAAATCTACATGTCAAAATTGAGCGGTAGCGGTAGCAGCCTTGTCGGCTATCAGGTCACTTGTCTAGTCAACGACGCCATTGACCTCTGCATTTTTATGGAAAATAGCAATTACTTCATCACTCAAAGTCTCAAACAAACTATTAGACAGTTAGGCCATAAATTAAACTAACAGGGGAGTTGGCCAGTAGTGGACCTCAAGATTCTCAACGTCGTCATTAGCAATGCAAACTAAATCAAGAGGTACCTACATCTTGTGGATCAGATTAGAATGAAGCACACACATGCACCGACGGCTACTTGCAGTGAAGCCTCTCCAGCATGCTTTGCAACTCGCTCGCGGCAGTTGCTGCTCTAGCATCCTAGAGCTAGCTAGTCACACAACTCTTCCAGTTCCAGCCATGGCTCCTCTCTCTTAGCTTGCAGCCAGTGCAGGCCCAGTGCACCAAACGGACGGACTCGTTACAGTTAATTACATGGTCTCGTGCTTGTGGGTTGTTTGAGTGATTGAGTCAACTGTAAAAGTACGTAGTTGTGCCGGCCCTCAtcatctgaaaaaaaaaaagaattggggCATGCAACAGCTGGGGAGTGCCTGGTTGTCTCCGCTAACCCggtcgagaaaaaaaaagagcattCAGGTCATGGGTAAATTTCACGGAAGCTTAGGTTAGTCTCAATGTATATTTCCATGGCACCAGTTACTAAGAGTATAAACTACCGAGccgtttcatggggatgaaacttctctctcatctgataaaactccttcatttaatgatcctgtcaagtcagcaattttgtttatgtagcatcctatttaatgtgcatgacactttcATAAAACATGCATTAAGACTAGCCTTATACTACATATGAAGTTATGAACTGGATGGGACCTTCATTGATGATGAGGCCAACGTGGGCCTGCCCCGGCTAAACAGCCGAGGAATAGTAGTCCTGCAACCAGGAAACAAAGCTGCAAGAAAAAACTTAGCTAGAACCATCGTCTGCCCCGGCGGAAAGATAGAGTCATTAGCGAACCACAATCCCTTTTTGGGGGAATGAATTTTGATTTGATTTCTTCCATGCCGGCCGGCTTAATAATATATgtaatattataaaataataaattcgATTCAGTTTCGATCAGTGACATGAGCGAGACAACGTCAGCACCGCGGGCTCATCTCTCGTCATCGGGCACGCTACGTGCCTGTACGGCCGGCTATACCGTAGCTTCAGCTCGAAGCGCATCGTCCTTCAATTTCCATCGTCGATCATCGCTgccaaaaaagaaaaggaaatgtTGTATATTAACCTAATAAAACACAGCAGCCACATGTGCACGCACATTGACAAATCCTGTGTATGCACCAATCAAAACCGTTTGCTTAGTCGTTCCATTTGCTGTGGCCGGCCGGCCTGTGGATTATAATTATATAGTACTAGTACTCCAGCTCTCAACACACGTGTAGCAAATCGCACCGTACCGTCGTTTTCCTGTAGGTCGTTGTCGTTGATCAACGTACAAGTACAATACCCGCTCAGCTCCATCTATTTATGTATATGTGGAGCCTCAATTACATTGGAGATTTATTTTAGATTCTCTTGCATGCAGATCAGTAGGGCGGGCGCGTAGTAGTACATTGGAGTGTACTACTAGCTAGCTGCTGGGCCGACTTCGGGGTCAAATTAATGTGCGTGGTGTGGACACGGTAGTTCTGGCCGGTTCGGTTCTACTACAACCGTACCACCCATATCCCCATCCCATCGTGAGTACATTTTTTTACTAATACAATTCATATTCATATTTgaccatttattttattttatttttttacaaataataaaataaataaattattaaaaaatatatttaacaataaaataattcataaaaataaataatatttattaaattttttgaataaaatgAACGGTCAAACATGAATCATAAAAATCAAAGAAAGACGTTTATTTGTGGGACGGAGAGAGTACTCTATTATTACTTTATTGTTTAttagttgcaaaaaattttacaaaataaacaCGCACTACTACAATAATATTTAACAGAGACGGGCGTTTTGGCTTTACTGAGGCGGGCAAAGCAACCGCCTCGATGCTAAGGTCACGGTTAATCGGACCTTAACCGCGGCGGTTTTcttgcccgcctcggttaatagagtaaaaaaaataaaaaaaaccatGCCTGCCGGCGAGCCCATTTCGAAGCCCGCTAGCGAGCCCGCCAGCTCCGTGCGACCCCACCACCACCCGCATCACCGTGTGCCACCGAGCCGCCAAAGGGAAGAGGGAGGTGGCTccgtataacactccaaaaatttttaattttggattgttattagaaaatattaaattaaataaggatttaaaatttttctaaaatattccaagatttatttaattattgaatttcaaaaagagagaaaatgtggaatttttaaatttttataaagataagtggagggtgttttgttttgttattgTGTGCTCTGTGCCCTAGCtttatttggtttgtgtaaaaaaatatgaattatAAAATTTCTAGTGAGCCACGTTTAGGTCCTTTCGGTTttcgaaaaaataaaataaaactccaaaagtcatatttgaaaattaatttatatttgagtggaaaaataatttaaaaatatgttattaaaaaaatatgcttTGTTTCTAAAAGTAGTAAAGAAAATAATTCTTAAAATAACATCAAGTTAATAAATTAAATTTTGGTTTATAAATGTGGTGAAGAATTTGGTTCAAAGCCTTTttgaataaaaagaaaaaaaggtttTCTTCCTTTGTGGGCcggctcctctctctctctcggcccaccttctccctcctctctctcccgcgtgGGCCGCGCTAGCCCAGCCCAGCAGCGCCGCGCCCCCTCTCCCCCCTGCCGCCTGAGCCGCTGACCGGCCGGGCCCGCGTGTCAGCCGCAGCGGCCTTTCCCCGCGAGCTGCCCTTTCCCACCAGCTGccgctgacgggtgggccccgcgagtgggacccacctgtcatccccgACCTCCGGCCGTTTCGGAGTCGGCCGCAACAACCGGCCCTGAAGTCCGCGCCGCGCACAAATCGAGGATCCCCGGGACGCCCTAGCCTATAAATAGGGTGCCGAACCGCACCCCGCGCCCCTCCCGGAACCCTAGCGAAGCTCCGCCGCCACCAAGCCCTAGCGTGCGGCCGCCATAGCTGCCATCGTCGAGCTTCGAGCCGCCGCCGTCATTCTCCGCGCTCACTGCGTCCCGACCGAAAAGAAGACCGCCGTGACGTTCGTGTCGAGGTGAGAAACCTACCGGACCTTCTCTCGCTCTCTCCCTTTGTTTCTATCGCGTGGACGTGCTCGCCGGAGCATCGTCGCCGACGCCGAACCACCCTCCGCACGGCCTGTCCTCCCCGGCCACTCTCGGCCCTCGCTGACGCGCGCATCAGCCTCGCCGCGTCCCGCGCATCCTGCCCATGCCCGCGGCGTGGCCTCCCGCGCCCCGAAGTGCCGCCATGGCGGGCTTGGCCAttgcggccatggcgccgccgccctgGCTCACCGCACCGCCGCGGCTTCCCCCCAGCGCCGCGCATGCCCCAGCCTGGCCCCGTGGACCACGCCCCTCaccccggtccaccgtggaccgccaATCCCgagccgccacgtggccagccTAGCCGGACGCCCGAACTGCCCTGGCGCTTTTGCAAAAACACCCATGCTCTTGTTCttaatcaacccgcggtccactGCTTTTCAAAAATAATTAGAAATAGGTCCTGTTTTTAACAGATTAACCCCTGCTGCCGCTGGTATTTGTAGATTTAATCCAAATTGCgtttttaattcagttttaaattatttaaaatacgaaaattagttctgtttattcacagttttgccactgatctAGTTTCGGCCATAGAATccgcgttttagctccgattgaGCTCATTCTTGTCGCGTTAGGTTCGTATCGATGTAAACTACGCGTTAGCCATGACATCTGCGGTGTTTGACACTTTATGTTTTCACCACAAATATAAAATGATTAATGTCTAATTAAATGCCTTTTCTAATCTATACAAGTAATTTAAGCTTTATAACTTTAGTTTTTCTTACAAATATTAATATGTTTAATATCAATGTGAATCGTCTTTTCAAGTGTGACTTACTTAGTCTAACCTCTTTTCATAAATGCTTAGTATAAGTTATGTCACCAGTTATATATTTTCTACGCTATAACAGATAAAGTGACTTAAATGGTATATATAATTGTTTATAATTAGAATATGAATAACATTTAGTCCTAACctttataattctttataattttgtcaactcaaccttcagatATTTCTTTGAATAATCCATCACCTGTTTTCATAAAATACGACCAACGTATAGTTGTCTTCTCCGTTACACTTCGAGCCTCGATAATCGTGTCCGATTAGctatagctccgttctcaatcgttcttgcgttgtcTAGATCGTAGCGATAAGTCGTGTCGTTTAGTACACTCTCTttcaaagcttttcttttgattgatgcttgttcttagtcgtgatggttgtttgtctgtttgtgttgcttggttgcttcgagtagaagaagcgtggttcgtcaacagtgaagaccaggagctgaggaccgacaatcgaagcagaagttggagatcagaagaaagaagctaaagaattctgagcagatatacactgagaataaaggcaagtgcaggcgccctttgatcatattgtacctatgaactttgaatacatttactttccattgcatatgtcttaatactgcaaaccctaaggacatgactagtcttctactatattccttgtatacCTAGGTTTgtacatgggtagtatagtgaacagtagatatgcttagctgctctactcatctattCCACATGataaatgaaagtgatgatcctacttaataaattcttcaacgatgattaatgattaaatgatgaacaatggtcacttcggtgatggagatgttgcggtgcttgcgagcatcatGGTTTGGTTGAGGACAGGGGTAGCGGGTAcggttggtggtccggtttgccgggcgtacccatctctgctctccgtaaggacttagtcagggagcgtccccctgggacttacagtgcagctccaagctatatggctctggcttgactaattatcaggacctccgctggtagggtgttactttccgggtaggcgtaaggaagtagcttcggtattcatattaagaggtcggtcagttcggggtcccattgctatgggcacggctgccgcgcgccccggcaaaaacttacgagtggcatcctattagttggacccagtgaaaggtctcgtagtgaaaccctgcctgctcaccttggtagtgttttggggagtcacgACCCCGAgagaatgggaatcacgacttggagtgaatgtgcacacctctgcagagtgtaaaactgatatatcagccgtgctcacggtcacgagcggcccagaccctcacttgatgagaaaattggattcactggatacttggaggcgaaacttgactgaggttgctacctcgtgctttggcagaatggctattccgtgttggcaggattgctatcctgtgttcttgATTGGGATTGTTATCCCATGAtcttaatggggttgctaccccgagttactatccgaggttgctacctcggtgatcttaataataatagtaattataatgatgactaataatattgctaattaACCTTCATCTaaataagggttgggatgctctACTCACAACTAGTAATAGGTAGTTTAATAATAAAGTTGTAATAAAAGTTTACCAACTAAAAAGCTCACCTGCGGTCAAAGAGTGttagcttttcctttgattaagccttgcatgtcattatactttccgcctgtacttgttgagttcgacatgaactcacccttgctatttcccccacaccccagtgtgtagtaagtgttgctcagaagaaggacatAGATGCTAttgagttttctagaagcttatgagaagtgcttggcgtacggagcccccagtcaaccgtccctgagaagattggagcctaagaagtttagctactgtttccgcgtactctgatgtttgtaagtgttaatataagTATGTTTTCCGctttatataacattgtttctgatatttctattctttgttgtatgtgtggacttcctgggcacacatatgacgactctggtcttattttaaaagccagggtgtgacactcCGCGCCCGCGCCGCCACCAGATCTAGTCAGGAGAGGAGGGAGGTGGCTCCCCCACCGGCCGGATCCGCCATTGAGAGCTCGTCGACGCCATGGGGAGGCCGGATCCACCCGCGCCCAGCCTGATCCGCTCGGCCTCCATCGCCCACGCCGCTGCCTCCATCGTGGTAGAGAGGGGAAGAGAGGCGGCGCCACCTGTGCCTGAGAGGATGAGGGACATGACCGCCAGGAGAGGGGAGAGGGGGCCGCCAGGATGGGAGGGAAGGGGAGGGGGCCGTCGGGAGGGAaggggaggagggagggggGAGGGGAGCGGGCACCGAGCTCCCGCGTGGCCGTGTGAGGGGGCGTCGGTCTCCTGCGTGAGAGCTGCATGATGGGAGGGAACGGGAGGGAAGGAGAGGATGTGCGGCTGAGGAGAGAATGTGGAGTGAAACCTTAAGTCATGTATATATACTCTGTGTGATATATCGGGCCAAGAAGAGTTAAGATGGGCCATTTGGACTTTGAAATGGGCCAGTATTAACTAAGACGGGCCTTATAAAATAACCGCCTTGGTTAATGATTTACCGAGGCGGTTGCATTATAATAACCGCCTCGGTAAATATATATTAATCGAGGCGGTTTTATTACACTGCCCGCCTCAGTTAATAGATTTTAGGAGGCGGTTTTTTGTGACAGtctcggttaataaaaaatgACCGTCTCGGTTAATCTGAGACATTAACTGAGGCGGTTGGAAATCTCGCCCGCCTCATAGGCCCATTCTAAAATGCCTCATAAAAGATATTTTGTAGTAGTGacggtagcatttttatttgtatttgataaatattgttcaatcaaaaattaactaggctcaaaagattcgtctcgtaaattacaagtaaattgtgcaattgaTTATTATTTTtacttatatttaatgctccacgcatgtatcgtaagattcgatgtgatgaagaattttgaaaaaaaattacaaaatttttagcaagtaaacaaggcctagctccCTCTCGCGTACGTCGCAATCAGCAATTCATGCATGTTTGGACTCTGCAAGTGGAAGGAGATCGAAGAGGCTCAAAGTTGAGCACGTGCACGGTGGTGTGCGTTTCAGACAAACATTAATACGATGAAATAGAAAGAACTGAGGTTTGGTCGGAGCAACTTGTGCGTACTATTCATCGGTGCCCACAATTTAGTCTACGGATACGATAATGCATGAGCTAGGTCTACATATATAGAGAGCTCAGGCTGGCGACGACCGCGACGACAACGACGACGATGAAGAGATGCATGCCAATCTTATTATGCTTCGTCTGTCAATAGTAAGCGTGCTCCGCACGGCCGTCGTCGCTCGCTGGCGAAACGGTTGAATTTGAACTTACAAACAACGCTGTCAAGAGTTGAAGGTGATCGACCTAAAACAGTCGTAGATGAACCATCTTAAAAAAGCCGTAGCTGAACCATCGGTAGAGTATCCTAGCAAGAGTGTACACATTTTGTAGCCGATCGCCGTAGCTGGACCATCCTAGCTAGCTAGAGAAGTCACCCCGCAACATGATTATCTCGAACAAGTGTACACATTTTGCGGTCAATGGCTACAGCTGGACCATCCTAGCAAGAGTACTCACCACACACATGATTATCTCGAACAATCAGTAGAGTAATCTGTGCTCTGTAACGGCGAGACCGAATGTCAGTCTCAAATCTCAAAGAGAGACTTTTCAGTCGATTGAGACCTAAGCAAGGCTGAGCGTCACGGAGGAGGCTTCTTCGGCAAGCAAgagacttaggccttgtttagttcgcgaaaatttttgggtttcgctattgtagcgctttcggttttatttgacaattattattcaattatagactaactaggttcaaaaaattcgtctcgcaaattacaggtaaaccgcACAATTagctatttttatctatatttaa from Sorghum bicolor cultivar BTx623 chromosome 3, Sorghum_bicolor_NCBIv3, whole genome shotgun sequence encodes the following:
- the LOC8078742 gene encoding uncharacterized protein LOC8078742, with translation MDFSNMILRPALHRITSSFASTTNSSYGGFITRLLSFTGSFNDRTSLLHEHDAEQEAAAPPPPQAPESAPAAPFDIEAGTTTTLLAPTGTAPEGPAAEGQEEPAATELVDAESRRVGKSVQTVCLFVASASLVLFANLPSNKQQTGPAAAPPAASAGQHPLLYSADMAFISLGFFSSLGLSMFSIVARPGQAAVARVQKWGMVVAVASVVVAFSLRVCMMPAA